The following are encoded in a window of Amycolatopsis lexingtonensis genomic DNA:
- a CDS encoding MFS transporter, producing MTERKAEAESAPAKKALTSDQRNAFLAALLGWSMDSFDYFLVVFVLADIAKDKSFGATATQLAFITTATLVMRPVGALLFGLWADRVGRRIPLMADVLLYSVAGLLCAFAPNFTVLLVLRFVYGIGMGGEWGLGAALAMEKIPVARRGFFSGLLQVGYSIGYLLAALAYLLFHSLLDLEWRWIFVLSIFPALISLLIRARVRESEVWEVAREKLRVTRTSVKDILLNPKVIRRFGYLILLMTAFNWMSHGTQDVYPSFLKAHENGGAGLSASTSTWIAVLYNVGAIIGGLTFGTLSERLGRRRTIVTAAVLGLPVIPIFAFDHGAGMLALGSFLVQIMVQGAWGVIPAHLTEMSPDAIRGFYPGVTYQLGNLLAALNLPIQQAIAEAHGYTSALVWTVVPGLIAVAVLTAIGKEAKGIKFGESAVATAPAAK from the coding sequence GTGACGGAACGCAAAGCGGAAGCGGAATCGGCTCCGGCGAAGAAAGCGCTTACATCCGATCAGCGCAACGCCTTCCTCGCGGCGCTGCTCGGCTGGAGCATGGACTCGTTCGACTACTTCCTCGTCGTCTTCGTCCTGGCGGACATCGCCAAGGACAAGTCGTTCGGCGCGACGGCGACGCAGCTGGCGTTCATCACCACGGCCACGCTGGTGATGCGCCCGGTCGGCGCGCTGCTGTTCGGCCTGTGGGCCGACCGGGTGGGCCGGCGGATCCCGCTGATGGCCGACGTCCTGCTGTACTCGGTGGCCGGCCTGCTCTGCGCGTTCGCCCCGAACTTCACCGTGCTGCTCGTCCTGCGGTTCGTCTACGGCATCGGCATGGGCGGCGAGTGGGGCCTCGGCGCGGCACTGGCGATGGAGAAGATCCCGGTGGCCCGCCGCGGGTTCTTCTCGGGCCTGCTGCAGGTCGGCTACTCGATCGGCTACCTGCTCGCCGCGCTCGCGTACCTGCTGTTCCACTCGCTGCTCGACCTCGAATGGCGCTGGATCTTCGTGCTCAGCATCTTCCCGGCGCTGATCAGCCTGCTGATCCGGGCACGGGTCCGCGAGTCGGAGGTCTGGGAGGTCGCCCGCGAGAAGCTGCGGGTGACGCGGACGTCGGTCAAGGACATCCTGCTGAACCCGAAGGTCATCCGCCGCTTCGGCTACCTGATCCTGCTGATGACGGCGTTCAACTGGATGAGCCACGGCACCCAGGACGTCTACCCGAGCTTCCTGAAGGCCCACGAAAACGGCGGTGCCGGGCTCAGCGCGTCGACGAGCACGTGGATCGCCGTGCTGTACAACGTCGGCGCCATCATCGGCGGCCTGACCTTCGGCACCCTGTCCGAACGCCTGGGCCGCCGCCGCACGATCGTCACGGCGGCGGTGCTCGGCCTGCCGGTGATCCCGATCTTCGCGTTCGACCACGGCGCGGGGATGCTCGCGCTCGGCTCGTTCCTGGTGCAGATCATGGTGCAGGGCGCGTGGGGCGTGATCCCGGCGCACCTGACCGAAATGTCGCCGGACGCCATCCGCGGCTTCTACCCGGGCGTCACCTACCAGCTGGGCAATCTGCTGGCCGCGTTGAACCTGCCGATCCAGCAGGCCATCGCGGAGGCGCACGGGTACACCTCGGCCCTCGTGTGGACGGTGGTCCCGGGCCTGATCGCGGTCGCGGTGCTGACGGCGATCGGCAAGGAGGCCAAGGGGATCAAGTTCGGTGAGTCGGCGGTGGCCACGGCACCGGCGGCTAAGTAG